One Paraburkholderia aromaticivorans DNA segment encodes these proteins:
- a CDS encoding PLP-dependent aminotransferase family protein, which yields MNRFETIANNLAEQIRAGQIPVGTKLPSLRQIIAQYGVSQSTGFRAYYLLEQWGLVRAEERSGYFVTPGAAINAVSAEKPVEAPKKVDISDLVFSVLESTRHPDIVPLGSAFPSPKLFPSARLLKSLVAGTRSLTPWSTVEDLPGSDQLRQQIRLRYVATGFAVAPEEIIVTSGALEALNLCLMAVTRPGDVVAVESPGFYAALQAIERLDLRAVEIPVDPVSGLDLDALRDALEQHPIRACWFMPNFQNPTGTSLTVEKKRKLVEMLREKQVPLIEDDVYQELHFSRERPLPAKAFDTEGLVMHCSSFSKTLAPGYRIGWATAGRYADKVRRLKLMTTLSACIPAQAGVADYLEHGGYDKHLRSLRSSLHVQLEQMETALHKWLPSSVRWTRPDGGYMLWLQLAQSVRAMELHALASERGISIAPGPMFSARHAFQNCVRLNFGHPWEARFENAIASLAEILDDPEVHEC from the coding sequence ATGAATCGCTTCGAAACCATTGCGAATAATCTTGCAGAGCAGATCCGCGCGGGGCAAATCCCCGTCGGGACCAAGCTTCCGTCTTTGCGCCAGATCATCGCGCAATACGGCGTCAGTCAATCTACTGGCTTTCGCGCTTACTATCTGCTGGAGCAATGGGGCTTGGTCCGCGCCGAAGAACGCTCCGGCTATTTTGTAACGCCCGGCGCCGCGATCAACGCGGTGTCCGCTGAAAAGCCGGTGGAGGCGCCCAAGAAGGTCGATATTAGCGACCTGGTCTTTTCAGTACTGGAATCGACGCGGCACCCAGACATCGTGCCGCTGGGCTCTGCATTTCCTTCGCCGAAACTCTTTCCGTCGGCGCGGCTTCTGAAATCGCTGGTCGCGGGCACTCGCTCGCTCACCCCATGGAGTACGGTTGAAGACTTGCCCGGTAGCGACCAGCTTCGTCAACAAATCCGGCTGCGATACGTTGCGACGGGGTTCGCCGTCGCGCCGGAAGAAATCATCGTGACCAGCGGCGCGCTGGAAGCGCTGAATCTGTGCCTGATGGCAGTGACCCGCCCGGGCGACGTCGTGGCCGTCGAATCGCCCGGCTTCTACGCCGCACTGCAGGCAATCGAGCGACTGGACCTGAGGGCGGTCGAAATTCCCGTGGACCCGGTGTCGGGCCTCGACCTGGATGCACTGCGAGATGCGCTCGAGCAACATCCAATCCGGGCATGCTGGTTCATGCCCAACTTCCAGAATCCGACGGGGACCTCGCTGACTGTCGAGAAGAAACGCAAATTGGTCGAGATGCTGCGCGAAAAACAGGTGCCGCTTATCGAGGACGATGTTTATCAGGAACTCCACTTCAGCCGCGAGCGTCCGTTGCCCGCAAAGGCATTCGATACGGAAGGACTTGTCATGCACTGCAGTTCATTCTCGAAAACGCTCGCGCCCGGTTATCGAATTGGCTGGGCAACGGCTGGACGGTACGCTGACAAGGTACGCCGGCTCAAGCTGATGACAACGCTGTCTGCGTGTATCCCGGCGCAAGCGGGTGTCGCCGACTACCTGGAACATGGCGGATATGACAAGCACCTGCGCTCGCTACGGTCGTCGCTTCACGTGCAGCTTGAGCAGATGGAGACCGCACTGCATAAGTGGCTGCCCAGCTCGGTCAGATGGACGCGTCCGGACGGCGGTTACATGCTCTGGCTACAGCTTGCGCAATCCGTTAGAGCAATGGAGCTTCATGCGCTTGCGAGCGAACGGGGCATCAGCATTGCGCCAGGCCCCATGTTCTCAGCAAGACACGCTTTCCAGAACTGCGTCCGGCTCAACTTCGGACATCCTTGGGAAGCCCGCTTCGAAAACGCGATTGCGTCACTCGCCGAAATCCTTGATGACCCGGAGGTCCATGAGTGTTAA
- a CDS encoding nitrite/sulfite reductase codes for MYRYTDFDKAFVRSRAAQFRDQLGRWQSGQLSEEDFRPLRLQNGWYVQRHAPMLRVAVPYGELSSAQLRVLARIAREYDDPAADVYRSAMDAQARLGPTHLPTNTAHFTTRTNVQFNWIPLDKAADVMDLLASVDMHGIQTSGNCIRNISCDERAGVAVDEIADPRPFAELMRQWTTLHPEFAYLPRKFKIAVTGSTEDRAATDWHDVGLRLTRNDADELGFRVSVGGGMGRTPMIATVLREFLPWNQIMNYIEAVVRVYNRYGRRDNKYKARIKILVKTEGQRYIDEVEEEFRQIVELDGGPHTIADEELDRVTAAFVPPVATRESTESSTESAAVSNRFARWVQRNVAPHKEPALRIVTLSFKRLGQAPGDASAEQLERLADLADRFSGGEARVTHTQNIVLPWVAADDLHALWQAASELGLASTNIGLLTDMIACPGGDFCALANARSIPIAQALAERYQDIDELDDIGDIDVHISGCINSCGHHHSGHIGVLGVDKDGKEWYQITLGGADGTLASGAAQPGRVVGPSFSAAEVPDAIEAILGAYRDLREHREQGRYERFIETLRRTGLDPFKAAANGARANHEVHA; via the coding sequence ATGTACCGATACACCGATTTTGACAAAGCATTCGTTAGAAGCCGTGCCGCCCAGTTTCGGGACCAGTTGGGGCGCTGGCAAAGTGGCCAGTTGAGCGAGGAAGACTTTCGTCCGCTCAGACTACAGAACGGCTGGTACGTGCAGCGACACGCTCCCATGTTGCGCGTGGCCGTGCCTTATGGCGAACTGTCGAGCGCACAGCTGCGCGTCCTGGCGCGCATTGCTCGCGAATACGACGACCCGGCTGCGGACGTGTATCGGAGCGCCATGGACGCGCAGGCACGATTGGGGCCGACGCATCTGCCCACCAATACCGCTCACTTCACAACGCGCACCAATGTCCAGTTCAACTGGATTCCATTGGATAAAGCCGCCGACGTAATGGACCTTCTCGCGTCCGTCGACATGCATGGCATTCAGACCAGCGGAAACTGCATCCGGAACATCTCGTGCGACGAACGCGCCGGCGTGGCGGTCGACGAAATTGCCGACCCTCGGCCTTTCGCTGAGCTAATGCGGCAGTGGACAACCCTCCACCCCGAATTTGCCTACCTGCCGCGTAAATTCAAAATCGCCGTCACCGGCTCGACGGAAGACCGGGCGGCCACCGACTGGCACGACGTCGGGCTTCGACTCACACGCAATGACGCGGACGAGCTGGGGTTTCGTGTCTCAGTGGGTGGCGGTATGGGGCGAACGCCAATGATTGCGACTGTTCTTCGGGAGTTCCTGCCATGGAACCAGATCATGAACTACATCGAAGCAGTCGTGCGCGTTTATAACCGTTACGGTAGGCGCGATAACAAATACAAGGCTCGCATCAAGATTCTGGTCAAAACCGAAGGGCAGCGCTACATCGATGAGGTCGAGGAAGAGTTCCGGCAAATCGTCGAACTGGATGGCGGACCGCACACCATTGCAGATGAGGAACTCGACCGTGTGACCGCCGCATTTGTGCCGCCCGTGGCAACGCGCGAGTCTACCGAGAGTTCCACGGAATCGGCAGCCGTCTCGAACCGTTTCGCGCGATGGGTGCAGCGCAACGTGGCGCCGCACAAGGAACCGGCACTGCGCATCGTGACGCTGTCGTTCAAACGACTCGGCCAGGCGCCCGGAGATGCTTCAGCCGAACAGTTAGAGCGCCTCGCAGACCTGGCGGACCGATTTTCCGGGGGCGAAGCGCGCGTGACCCATACGCAGAATATCGTTCTGCCCTGGGTTGCTGCCGACGACCTCCATGCGTTGTGGCAGGCGGCAAGTGAACTCGGCCTCGCCAGCACGAACATTGGATTGCTGACCGACATGATCGCGTGCCCGGGAGGCGACTTTTGCGCGCTTGCCAATGCGCGTTCGATTCCTATCGCTCAGGCATTGGCCGAGCGGTATCAAGACATCGACGAACTGGATGACATCGGCGACATCGACGTGCATATCAGCGGATGCATCAACTCCTGCGGCCATCACCATAGCGGGCACATTGGCGTGTTGGGCGTCGACAAGGACGGGAAGGAGTGGTACCAGATTACGTTGGGCGGAGCCGACGGAACCCTGGCGAGCGGCGCGGCGCAACCGGGCAGGGTGGTGGGTCCTTCCTTCTCCGCGGCTGAAGTGCCCGATGCAATCGAGGCTATCCTCGGCGCCTACCGAGACCTGCGCGAACATCGAGAACAGGGGCGGTACGAGCGCTTCATTGAAACCTTGCGTCGGACCGGCCTCGACCCCTTCAAAGCGGCCGCGAATGGCGCGCGAGCGAACCACGAGGTGCATGCGTGA